The window TTCTCAATAAACATTAAAGTTAGAAGTATTTCGCTATAAATAGCCTTTTGTACGTAGTTAATGATCCACCAAATGGTCAAACAGTTATAAACACttatgcagcgttcattttaTCCTCATTTAAGCACAATATGAGGTTTTTCTGGGTGAGTTTTAAgtctgtattttatttaattaattataacaatttttagcTGTTCCTTGCAACTTTTTGTTTAGCAAAAGCTTCCCTTTTCTCGCAATATGTTAAACTGTACGAAGATAAAAAACcgccaaatatttttttagagtttATTGGAAAAGGAGGTGAGGCCCTCATTGAGGTCAAAACGCCAGGATTTAGACCACTTTTCCATAGAATTGTGAAAAAGTATGAAGCCGACACAAAACGAATCAGCTTCGTTTCGACGTTCAACTCGGACAATGGCattgaataaaacttttttcgttgaataattttttggtgttCAGTCAAGGCTATCCTttgatataattaataattatttaataaactgaCTTGTTAATGAGAGTGTTTAAATCGTGTTCTGATACAGGCCGCCAGGAGCCACAAAAATTTACCTCAACGGATTGTTTTGCTGActtgtaaaagttttttttaagattcaaAAGCCTCAAAATGCAGGAATTTGATTCTTAAACaccaaaatcacaaaaaaattaattaatagaaaaagtcCATCAATTTGCATTTTCGTCGCCAATTTTCTAGATGATTTTTTTCGTGCCTTAAAGTTTTGGGTAGAAATAACCACACGTAAGTAAACACGTAAACATATATTTCGTaaagaaaattacattttatcaCATTTATAAGTGTAGTGTTTAACTGaagaacaataaataaattagttgAAAATTAACACAAGACAGAGAATAAACAAGTAATAAAGCcactaaattaaaacatcCTTCAGTGCGAAGCTAGTGGTCCCAACTGTTCAAATAATCATACTTTCGGCCACAAGATCATTAATACATTAAAAACATCTAACACGAACGTCATAATTCGGTTGTCTTTTCCCCTAGAAAAATATGAACtctctttctttaaaaactccagctaaaaatattagaaaacaaaaactaacAACAGTGCTGATTACTTCAAACTAATCCTAAGTGCTGCTGCCTTTATTGTTGAAACTGACCACCGACCGCAACTTCTTCCTGATTTTGGGCGAAGTCCACTTGCTCGCATGTCCCGTGATGGGTTTAAGGTCATTTGGGGAAACCCCCTCGTCAACATCGTCAGCTTCCGTcttaatttccattttttgcaCAATCAGCCTCAAAAACTGCTGCTGTGTCTCCAAAGCTGTGGTTATTTCCTTCAACTTTCTCTTGGTTTTGTCGAGTTCGTTCACAACGTAATCCTCGACACCTTCCATCGCCATGTCCAAACCTTAAACACCGGAATTAGCACCGTTTCGCAACAAAAGACACATGAAGAAGAAAGAAATTGCAAGAAAATAGTCAAAAGTGAAGGATAAACAAACATGCCCTACCATGACGCCGCCATCTTGCTGTGATCTTGTGTCTGTGGTGACTCCCTGTAAGAGAAACATGCTACAACTCGACTCTTGTGCACTTATTCAACCTTTGCAAGCTTTAAACTAAGCATCAAAGTGTAATAAAGCATGCAATATGTACATTAAAACTGGAAGTGGACGTACCCTCGTCCGAAAACGGGTTCCCGAACCATTTGCGCAAGATGGAGTCGAAGAAACCCAGCTTGCACTTGGTATCGTTGGGATATTCGATCAGTTCGCACTTGTCAACACGTTCCAGGAGCATTTTAGGGAGTTTGCGCTCGAGTTCCGTGTGCAAAACCACCTAAAATAAGCCCAGAAAAATTCTGACACTTTTCCTAATAAATGGTACTACCTGCATTGCCAATCGTTTCAACTGAGCGTTCCTCCTGACTGATTCTATGTCACCAACGGCCAAACCAATGAGCAAATTCATCAAAAGGATGGGCATCAGCACCATAAAGAGCCCCAAAATGAAAAACGCAGGAAGGGGGAAGGGCAAAAATGACTTCTCGTCTTCCGTGGTCAAGTAGTACGGCTTGACGTACGTCCCCAAAAAATCAATCTCGCCCAACATCATTGAAAACGTCCGAACTAGACTCATTGGTATCGTTTTGAAGCTAAGATGGTCACCCTGattgacaaaaatcaaaaataataccGCAGTACTGATAAGGTACTCACCCGTGACAATAAAATATAGAACGCAAGACCAAATGCAATAATCAGGATGGAGAACACGAGGAGTACTTTTATAAGTGTTTGCAAGATCTCGAGAAACATAACTACGTAAATCCCCACTTGGTCGAAACGTTGCAACAGGAGGAGAAGGTTGAACCAACTCAGGAAAACAGTGACTGAAGCACACGAGAATTGGAGCTCGTACATGGTGCCccaaaaaatcggaaaaaccATAACTACTGCACATGTATAAAGTACCCAAGTCACTAAATTGTTAGGATCCAGGAAATACATAAACTTTTGTTGGTACACTTGAACCATTTCGCGTATGGTGTTCAAGATAATGTAAGTGATGATAGCAAGGGCACTCATGTACATCATTGGTGTTATCTTGACGTTTAGTATATTGGCTTTGCTAAAATTAACGTATTCCTggggagaaaaaaattaaattgtgttGGTACTACAGGTAGTACCTACATCATGTGTCAAGTTGGTGGCATTGTAAGTTATGATTTGATCCTCGTGTCGCATGATTTCGTACGCGAAACACGTCACAAAAGTTAGGAAAATACTGTAGAATAGGACGTTAGTTAGATGGAAGTACTTTCCGTACGAGTTCCATTTCATTTGGAGGTACTTTTGGCTCAATGGGTGGGCCAACAGTTCAACTCTACCGTGCGAAACCATTGCCTGGAACCCAATGGTCAAAATTGTGGTACTACTTGTGGTACTACCATCGTACGTTTAAAGCCGGCAAAGGAATAGGTTTAGAAATAGCAAGAGCATCTCCTGTCTTATGGTCCATATCGGCGTAAAACTGTGAGCATTGCAAGGCCGAAAAGTTGTATTTAATCTGGAAATAAAACATTACAACGGGAAAAACCTCAGTTTTAACTAACATAGAACGACTTTGAGTCCTTCTTGCAGTTGGCTTTGGTGATACACTTGTCTTGAACAGCTTCAAACACTCGTGGCATCGAAGCAATCAGTGCAAGAGTGACATATGGATGTTTGCTCGATTTTAAGGCCATAACTTCCTCGGCCCGGTCCTCATGCGTGACCATGGCCAAGGCAGCTTCGGGAAATTTGTAATAGATGGCGTAGTCAATGGCACTCATCTCCATCTGGTTGTACAAAAGTTTGCAGTTCATTGAGAGAAGGAGAGCGATAGCGTTTGGTTTATTCTCCATTGTGGCTAAATGTAAGGCCGTGTTGCCGTCTTTGTCAGTCTGGTCCAGAAGGTGGGAGTGGACAGAGAGGAGGAGCTCGATGGTTTGGGTGTAGCCGTTCATGGCAGCAAGGTGGAGGGGGTTGCGTCCGTTGTGGTCACGATGGAGAAGAGCGCCACGGTTGAGGAGGAGCTGGACAACGCGGGTGTGGCCTTGCTTGGAAGCGATGTGGAGGGGGGTGAGACCCTCGCCGTCGCTTTCGTTGATTATGAAAGTGCCTTTTTCTGAGTCCAGGAGTTGGCGGACTGTGTTGTAGCGCCCATATCTGGGTTAGTTAACGGTTGTTACAGAAAATCTAGGTGGAATTTGGTGTTTACCTAGCGGCAAAATGTAAAGGactttcgttgttgttgtttttgagGTTGATGGTGGCTCCAAGTCGAATCAAATTTTCTAAACTTCTGATATGGCCCTCTCTACTGGCGTAGTGAAGAGGCGAACAGCCGTTAATGTCTTTTTCGTTGAGCAGTTGGAGGAGACTCGTTTGCGATTTGGCCTTAAAGTTATGccaaaaatagttatttttatattaacaGAACATAagccttttaaattaaaaatgttgcaaaaacaaaaagaaggTAACCATGCAAAAACAGCGAATTCATAGCTAAAATGCTAAAAGTTTAGGCATTAGAAATAAGCCAACTTATGAATTTTGAACTTATGAACTTATGAACTGAGTAAATTTTTGGGTAAAAAACGAATTAACCCGCTCAGAATTAGTTAAAAAGCgtaatattttgatttaagaaaaaatgagaGTGTGTCTGAATCATAAACAAttacatcatttttttttcgaaaatattttacgAGATAATAAAACTACATGGCTAAAATAACATTTctgaaatgaattttaatacaagaaaataaataccagaaattaaaataatcatttaatcACGCAAGTTTCCATCATAAATACGAGTAGAAATAATCAACATCGGTTGTTGTTGGCGCTTAATTGCGccatattttgattttattgctCAATATTACGCAATTTTATCGAACAATTCAAGTGTAACATCGAGATAAAACCCATTATCCCAACGTTGCACTTTTAATTTCCCCAACATTTACTTTTACGACGATTAAATCCGCTCCTTTGTCACAAAAATCACGTTCCTTGACGCGTGAAAATTATACAACATTTATGAAACTGCCTCACCGTTACCTTGCTAACTTCCGACGCAAATTGTTCCAACCGCCCTCCATTCATCACCACCAGATGTAAAACATTCCGTCGATTAACATCTTTAACGTTAATATCGGCCCCTAGTCTAATCAGCACATGAACTGTCCTCCAACCCCCTCTGAGTGCAGCTAGAAGTAGAGGTGATCGCTTCTCCTTGTCCATCGGGTTGATATCAGCGCCTTCATTAATCAAAAACTCGACGATCTCAGGATGGTCGAACATGGCAGCACAGTGAAGTGGGGTCATctgaaaccaaaaattaaccGGACGTTTAATTCCGGTTGAAATAATACCAAAAATCAACCGCACGTTTTATTCCAGTTATCGTAATACCAAAAATTAACGTTTGTAAATTTTACCTTCTCGACGTCACATGATGTCAAACAAGGTAATCGAAACCAAAAATCAACCAAACGTTTAATTCCGGTTAAGAAAATACCAAAAATCAACCGTCCGTTTAATTCCAGTTATCGTAATACCAAAAATCAACGTTTGTAAATTTTACCTTCTGGACGTCACATGATGCCAAACAGGGTAATTTCTCTTCCGGTTGCATCTTGAACATGAGTTTGACGATGTCTGTAGCTCCTTGAGCACACGCTAAGTGTACAGGGGTTGAGAGGTCGTGTTGTTGGGTGCTTATTTTTGCACCTGATCGTAAACACAATTCCACTGCTTTGATATCTCCACCGTGAACAGCAGAGTGTAACGGAACGTTGCCTTCGGAGTCGTAAAACGAAATCATTTCTTCACGTGTACATCCGCGTGATTCACCCCACTGTAGGAAAATCTCGAGGGTTTTAGAGGAGGCGTTTTTGGCGGCTTCGTGAATAGGGTAGTAGCCGTTGTTGCAAGGGCGGCGAGGGCACGCGTCGAAGACGGAGATCTGGAAGCGGGTTTATGTAAGAGGACGGAATTCGAAAATATGGAGTGAAAAGTACTAGTGAAAAAGAGAATAATTCTCACATGCGACTCAATGGTAAATtatatgtaaaaataaaaaaaaataataaaaatgtaggtAGATAATTGAACTAAAGAAGAAGGATATAGGTAAGTGACACAATAATTACCATTGTCTTGGTTGTGTTAACGATTATTTCTCACTAAAACAACacgaaaatgattaaaaaggGTTAATGATGAGGGACtacaagaaataataattgcatcgtataaaacaataaaaaagtaaacttagttaaaaaatgttaaaaaatggaaaaatacaAATCACATAGTTTATGAaagagtgaaaaaaaaatttgtgaaacaggataatagtagtaattagcatatttttgagaaaaaaaatttatgcaAAGATAATAGATTTGTTTAAGAAAAGTatattcataaataaatttgaaagacaAAAAACACCAACGAAATGTTTATACcaaaaacttagaaaaatttaaaattaaacgtcAAATTACAAATCTGaacttttttcctaaaaacatACATACTCGTaaaccttatttttttaatttcaaaatttttgaaatggcattaaaaaacaaaataaatttaaattaaaaaaacaccttttagcaattttccaatggcattttaatttatttattgcaaaattgcaaaattttaaaatgtaattcaaatcCACCAATGATATCCTATCtataaagtcaaaattttcaaaattattcttAAATTTTGAGCTAAAACTTTATGTAATTACTTTTGTACTAAGTCagatttttcagtttcaaataattgtaattaaatcaacgttttttaaaaaaatacctaaatTATTCAGATTCTTACCTTTTAGGAGTAAAAAATCACAACTTAAAAAGCATAGcacattaatattttaaatttcaaaagtagttgtcaaaaaatatgcaataatttcataggtacaattatttattcttaTCTATTCTATATACCGTAATAAATctcgtaataaaattaataataaatctcAAAATATTCAACttctttctaaaaatttttaaaataacaataaaaaaacacattgaAGAAGAAATCAAAGTTAATATAATCTGtaaaaaattcctaatttttttaaacgtttgtaagttttttttcatttttttttttgaaaatcttgtaatctaattaagtattgtcgaaattattaaaatctttGGAATTTTGTGTCATAACCGTATTCAACAATTCTcctaatttctaaaaattataataaatcaaTGAAATATAATAGAGAGAAGCACgactttttgttaaagcacgtGAAGTAATGAATATAagatattttagcaaaaatagagaaaacacacaaaactactaaattttgacaataaaaattatgaagaGGTAAAAAAAACACCTAAATTCTTAccttttataagaaaaaaatgcaacctGAAAACACTACACACAAAACTTCCAAATTTCACGAATAAATGCcaaaagtcataaatttaaataatatatacTTTTTTAAGGACGTTACAACATATTCTTAGATAAAatctgtaaaaataattattttgacaacgtttagaaaatttaaatgcaaaatgGAAAGTAcgaaaaaacacattaaagtagaaatcaaagtttaattaatgtaatttgtgaaattttaccagtgtttcaaaaatttctaagattttaaaattttacaaaatcatGCAATTCAAGTCAATCGACTGATTACTAAgtcagaaaatttttggaaaataagtaaataaattttactaaaacaaatcagaaaaattatataaaaaaagtagTATTGCCAAAccattatttataattagcTAAGTCATTACGTAAAGATGTAAagaagaatttattttaatatatgccacaatttgggaattttattaaaattaagaaaaatttaaataataatactaactttacaattttgaaaaatgatagaaaattttatattttagcaAGAAACTTATAATATGTCTCATAAAATCAACACTTATAATCTCTAACTAAATTGTTTCTTAAGACACAGAatctaaaatataaatttgaaagtcTATAAAAATGTTTCAGTTTGAAATGGAAAAGTTTGTTATCTTAGAATTGAGAATAAAATTGCCAAAtccatgttttttattattagctgTGTTATGTTACAAAAGCGAATCCACAAAAGCTGATAAATGTgcaaacaacaccaataaaccCCTGCAATTAGAAACAAAGTAAACAAGTTGACGGAGTCAAAAACACGAAGCAAATAACTGATTAAAGATACGAATTCGTAATGAAAcgacatttcacaaaaaatggaaaattttctgtcgattttaatttatcCTTTCACGAAACCACTCACCTATCTTACCCAATCTCTAATTGcgctaattaaaaacaaactcaAACCCTCACCAATATCCTGGCACACTCCTCGTGGTCGTAAATGGCAGCGATATGCAGAGCAGTCCTGCCATGTTCCCCACCTTGCAGGATGTCTATCTTGTCCTTATGCTTGCCCATGACCTCCAGCACGGACACCTTGTTAAGCTCGGTGACCAAATGGATGGCGGCTTGTTTCTTGTCGTTTAATATATTCGTCTTTACGCCCCTGAAAAAGCCAAACCTTGCTTAGGCAAGGGTTAAAAGCCCGGTTTCGTGCCGCTTTATTTCGTCCTgtatctaaattaatttgtaataagGAGATAGGATCAGCTCTATTGcgtgttgaatttttttcggttCAATTTTTCCTTAATTATGAAAGTTTGACAAAGGCGGTAATGCAGCAATTTGCTAGTTGctgcaaaatttaattacttctGTTTGTTAACGCAAACACTGCTAACCAAATATGATTGTGGAAGGCGGTGGATTAAGAGACTGAATGTCGggaagaaattttattttataataatatctTTTAATTTACTCGCCTTCcaaataaattgtaataaaattagtttcaGACACTTTAAGCTACTCCATCTAAAATATTACATGCAATGTAAATTAAAGCATGTATTCTTAGTAAAAGACCGAGTTTCGAAAGCAAGAAGTTTTCAATTAAGTCCCCAAGTTTCAGAAATAAATTCAATAAGTCGCTACAACACTCCCTCAAGACAGCGGCAGTATTTATATTTGTTAGACTGCCAGCATTCATTCAATCcgacttttttcatttttaatgaaGTGATCGTGACTGGGTTTGCAGCTCtgatatgaaacaaaattagaaaaaaaacattcagtTTTAGAATATAATAAACTCAAAaggcaaatatttaattttccctaaaattgtattaaatcaAACATTTGTGGAATGTTTGCATTCAATAAAATCGCTTTGGTCCTTCACATCgccttaattaaattttttgctcgctTTGTCCATATACAAACTGTAATCATCAACGTTTTACAattaatattgtaaattttttccactgttgtattaaaaaagtttcagGGAAAACTGTCCAGAGCAATTGAGAAATGTTCTCAGACAAAAACTTAAATCGTAGCATATCTTTAACttctcattttttaattatcttaaaaaaacaaaaactgactaataaattattaaaatctagTATCTCAATATCTGTGGTAACAGTAGTTCTGTTCTGAATCGAATAATATCTGTGGTTAGCTGAAATACAGATcattgttcaaaatttgattaaaaaagtttttgtatttttttttaataatttcttgataataaacataaaacttCTCGTAACAAATATCATCAGGAATAGGGAAACTTACTCAAGTAATAGAGAGAGCTTGGAATAATTGAATCAAGTCATTGGAATTCTAGCAAAATTTCTTAGCATAGCTATTTGCCAGCGATGAGTAATTTAGTTGTTATTGAGCGGTGGAATTAGCAATCTTCGAACTTGCAAGCCTGATGATCCCACTAATTAACCAACACTTTATATTAATCCGTAGAGAAATAACGCTGAACGTGGTAATTAACAAAACCTgctctttcaattttttcattaaaaactacatatttttacgaatatttaaaaagtggcggtataaattaaaaaaaacatatattaCAACAATTTTACGCAAATCACATTATTTACACATTAATgtgctttaaaaaaacatattaaattgTATTATTGCAAATTTCAAACACATTCCAGTGTCTGTGTCTTTTTGtcatatctccaaaactaatAGTTGCacagaaatcagcgtttgcCACTAAATACCCCATGTTTTTCCCTAtacaattgaattttttcagaatttttctactttttcttctaattaaaataaatcaattaagaacaataaaaaaaatatgaaaacaaaaatttgtcggaattttattatttctagtgGTATGTTCAAACTGCGATGCTTATAAATGATGttttaaacaacatttttttaataaaacagttgGTAGCATCAAAATTGagtttacttaatttttatttcattttatttaatatttttaaattttatttcattgattatttttggagtaatttaatattaattgatcaatttttattataaggaactgtagaaaaaactaaagtagaGTTATTTATTCGTTCCTGAGTAAAATACAAATAGTTTCCTATAACAGACACTCGAATTtcaatttctgaaaaattatacgtagttaaaaaatggtggatgcgccggggtaatatttaaaatgtcaCGTTTTCTGACCTGTTATAGTTTACGCTAagttaaattacaatttttatattttttttacttcgttAGATAGCAAGTTACACAAAGTGAcggtaatttaatttaaataactgCTCTAACCCAACAAATGGTAcgaaaattttatgtaaatcacTTCATTTCCAGTAAATGTCCTCACACTAGTTTTCCTGCTCtacaaactttaaattttgaacctGACAAGACACTGATATATGTTGCCTCCAAAAGTAGCTAAAATGTGGTTTTAAAGTTCTTCAAGCGAGCAAAAAAGCACtcacttttaaaaatagtgTGCCGATAAAATGTGAATATATTTTCAGAAACATCATTAATCATAGAGTGTATTTcagctaaaaaataaattcactgCACCATGTTTTAGTAAAAGTAttgtgtaaaaatggtggatgcgccgggccaACACAACTATCCAATAAGtatagaatttaataaaaaaaaagttataaattactatttttttttaacttctagtAAACATTCAGAAAGCAAGTTGGCAGACAAAGCGatggtaataaatttaaaacgctGCTCTCAGCCAACAAATAcgaaaattttatgtaaattacattttcaccAGAAATGTGCTTTTAAAAACctgcaaaaatgtaataaatgtgCTCCACTAGGTTAATGTTTTCCTGCAAACCTCGAATATTTACAAGACATGTTAGGAAACGAACGACGTGGCAAATACATGCGTTACTAAAATctaacttaatttattttccacATTCTTgagtaattttattcaattttaattttagttttactattatttatttttggtgtaTCTATCATATTCTAAAATGTTTACAGATAATACTACAAAGTAAATttgtacttttaaaaaatggtggatgcgccgggtaaaatttattaatatactttccaatttttaccattttacgacgaaaatttgtataatatGCGAAAACATAATATACCGTAAAGTTGCGTTAGAAGCATGTTAAATGTGTTGGCGTTTTATGAAACAATAGCTGTCAGCTGAAATTTGTGAACAGGctataaatttacaaaacaatttgtaaaattcgTAAAATAGTTACTCGACTAAAACTACGCATTTTCTCacccaaaaaatcaaaaatacactttatttttttatttactcgaCATAAACAGGCCAATATCCTGCTTGAACTCCCATCCCAATTAAAGTAACCCGAGCAAGTAATTTCGCTCAAATCTCCCAAGCACATAATTTCTTGGACAACTTCCAacacttttctttaaaaatgcgTCAAactaaaagcaaaataaacgCCCCTTTCTGATTTTAACCCGAGATACAGTAAATTGTCAGGCGGGCAAAATTTCAACAAGCCGTGAATTTTCATTACCAATATTCAAAAGTTGGAAACTTCacacaaaaaatcattattaaaacTGTGTGGCCactaaactaattaaatatttacgatATTTGAAATAAGCTTCAAACACACTCACGCTTGAAGGAGAAAATCCACCGCATCCAACGACTCGTGTTCCACAGCGACATGAAGAGGCGTATTCCCGGCATTATCCTGATTATTAAGATCTGGAAATTGAATTTGAGACACGTCTCAATCATTTCACCAATCCTTACCGCCTCCTTGTGACAAGATAAATTGTAAAATGGTAATTCTGTTCTTTGCTGCTGCTTGATGAGCTGCAGTCCTGCCTCTGCTGTCCTTAATACTAAGCCTGGTCGGATCAGCGAAATACAGTCGCTGAAAAGTCTCCAAGTTGCCGCATTCCGCCacctgaaattttttcagagCTGGTGTTTATTGAAGCTGATTAGCTTCTATCACATTTGCATATTTATGGACACGGAATTCATAATCTGAGTTGGCGTCACTGAAATTGATGCGAGGTCGCACtttcagtttatttattttgcaagtttttacGTCAAGACGCGTGCTTGTGAACTACTGAAACTTCCTGAAACTGAATTTCAGGCGTTAAATCAGCCAACTTATCAACAACTTTGATCTTATAATCCAACCGACAGCTCTTAGGATAGTTACTTACTTGCCAATAGGGTCGTTTGAGAGCTTTGAGCTTTAATGAATCGAATTTAAATATGTCTGtattaaaaagcaaaaaataaaaacatacaaCAAGagaatgtaataaaaaggGAGAATAAACGAATCGTAAAACTTTACGCTAAAAATCTTCCCACAGgtttgcttttaaataaaaaatcttataAGGTTTTATGTgcgtattatttttgtttaacttaAAGTTGTCGTCTTtacatttaattacaaaactgTCATTTCTTTTTGAAAGTTCAAAGCTCCTTTTACTCATTCAACCGTCGTTGACTTTTCCATTCATATTCTCCCCAGTGCTCGTCCTTTCATTGTCCTGTTTTTCTGACTAAAgcgataattaatttaaaaaacaagcaataaattagaaaagttgtatatttttaattaaaaatctttttagCAGGAAATCGATCAactttgtaaaatttcagACACGATGACAATTTTTGCACCTTTGAGGAGCTAATTTTGGAGAGATAATTGGTTTACGTGCTCTAACTTTCGAGTCAATAAACCAATTTCTTAAATTGAATAACAGCTCCAATTAATAGCTGAACACTGTTGGACGTAATTGTATCAAAACTTTTCGAA of the Tribolium castaneum strain GA2 chromosome 1, icTriCast1.1, whole genome shotgun sequence genome contains:
- the TrpA1 gene encoding transient receptor potential cation channel subfamily A member 1 isoform X1, producing the protein MPNLMHLLQTARSWRIDTEDPQRLSPSTPIITVLPSVEVPEKTTIYPDEVKCETSQDRTRRDTLNWLMSSLRSILPSSGHKSASGSPSELQNMLPSSVKVHRLSNAGKPPEDNGGICLMTESPFRILRVAECGNLETFQRLYFADPTRLSIKDSRGRTAAHQAAAKNRITILQFILSQGGDLNNQDNAGNTPLHVAVEHESLDAVDFLLQAGVKTNILNDKKQAAIHLVTELNKVSVLEVMGKHKDKIDILQGGEHGRTALHIAAIYDHEECARILISVFDACPRRPCNNGYYPIHEAAKNASSKTLEIFLQWGESRGCTREEMISFYDSEGNVPLHSAVHGGDIKAVELCLRSGAKISTQQHDLSTPVHLACAQGATDIVKLMFKMQPEEKLPCLASCDVQKMTPLHCAAMFDHPEIVEFLINEGADINPMDKEKRSPLLLAALRGGWRTVHVLIRLGADINVKDVNRRNVLHLVVMNGGRLEQFASEVSKVTAKSQTSLLQLLNEKDINGCSPLHYASREGHIRSLENLIRLGATINLKNNNNESPLHFAARYGRYNTVRQLLDSEKGTFIINESDGEGLTPLHIASKQGHTRVVQLLLNRGALLHRDHNGRNPLHLAAMNGYTQTIELLLSVHSHLLDQTDKDGNTALHLATMENKPNAIALLLSMNCKLLYNQMEMSAIDYAIYYKFPEAALAMVTHEDRAEEVMALKSSKHPYVTLALIASMPRVFEAVQDKCITKANCKKDSKSFYIKYNFSALQCSQFYADMDHKTGDALAISKPIPLPALNAMVSHGRVELLAHPLSQKYLQMKWNSYGKYFHLTNVLFYSIFLTFVTCFAYEIMRHEDQIITYNATNLTHDEYVNFSKANILNVKITPMMYMSALAIITYIILNTIREMVQVYQQKFMYFLDPNNLVTWVLYTCAVVMVFPIFWGTMYELQFSCASVTVFLSWFNLLLLLQRFDQVGIYVVMFLEILQTLIKVLLVFSILIIAFGLAFYILLSRGDHLSFKTIPMSLVRTFSMMLGEIDFLGTYVKPYYLTTEDEKSFLPFPLPAFFILGLFMVLMPILLMNLLIGLAVGDIESVRRNAQLKRLAMQVVLHTELERKLPKMLLERVDKCELIEYPNDTKCKLGFFDSILRKWFGNPFSDEGSHHRHKITARWRRHGLDMAMEGVEDYVVNELDKTKRKLKEITTALETQQQFLRLIVQKMEIKTEADDVDEGVSPNDLKPITGHASKWTSPKIRKKLRSVVSFNNKGSST
- the TrpA1 gene encoding transient receptor potential cation channel subfamily A member 1 isoform X2, whose translation is MPNLMHLLQTARSWRIDTEDPQRLSPSTPIITVLPSVEVPEKTTIYPDEVKCETSQDRTRRDTLNWLMSSLRSILPSSGHKSASGSPSELQNMLPSSVKVHRLSNAGKPPEDNGGICLMTESPFRILRVAECGNLETFQRLYFADPTRLSIKDSRGRTAAHQAAAKNRITILQFILSQGGDLNNQDNAGNTPLHVAVEHESLDAVDFLLQAGVKTNILNDKKQAAIHLVTELNKVSVLEVMGKHKDKIDILQGGEHGRTALHIAAIYDHEECARILISVFDACPRRPCNNGYYPIHEAAKNASSKTLEIFLQWGESRGCTREEMISFYDSEGNVPLHSAVHGGDIKAVELCLRSGAKISTQQHDLSTPVHLACAQGATDIVKLMFKMQPEEKLPCLASCDVQKMTPLHCAAMFDHPEIVEFLINEGADINPMDKEKRSPLLLAALRGGWRTVHVLIRLGADINVKDVNRRNVLHLVVMNGGRLEQFASEVSKVTAKSQTSLLQLLNEKDINGCSPLHYASREGHIRSLENLIRLGATINLKNNNNESPLHFAARYGRYNTVRQLLDSEKGTFIINESDGEGLTPLHIASKQGHTRVVQLLLNRGALLHRDHNGRNPLHLAAMNGYTQTIELLLSVHSHLLDQTDKDGNTALHLATMENKPNAIALLLSMNCKLLYNQMEMSAIDYAIYYKFPEAALAMVTHEDRAEEVMALKSSKHPYVTLALIASMPRVFEAVQDKCITKANCKKDSKSFYIKYNFSALQCSQFYADMDHKTGDALAISKPIPLPALNAMVSHGRVELLAHPLSQKYLQMKWNSYGKYFHLTNVLFYSIFLTFVTCFAYEIMRHEDQIITYNATNLTHDEYVNFSKANILNVKITPMMYMSALAIITYIILNTIREMVQVYQQKFMYFLDPNNLVTWVLYTCAVVMVFPIFWGTMYELQFSCASVTVFLSWFNLLLLLQRFDQVGIYVVMFLEILQTLIKVLLVFSILIIAFGLAFYILLSRGDHLSFKTIPMSLVRTFSMMLGEIDFLGTYVKPYYLTTEDEKSFLPFPLPAFFILGLFMVLMPILLMNLLIGLAVGDIESVRRNAQLKRLAMQVVLHTELERKLPKMLLERVDKCELIEYPNDTKCKLGFFDSILRKWFGNPFSDEGLDMAMEGVEDYVVNELDKTKRKLKEITTALETQQQFLRLIVQKMEIKTEADDVDEGVSPNDLKPITGHASKWTSPKIRKKLRSVVSFNNKGSST